In the Juglans microcarpa x Juglans regia isolate MS1-56 chromosome 6D, Jm3101_v1.0, whole genome shotgun sequence genome, one interval contains:
- the LOC121234585 gene encoding uncharacterized protein LOC121234585 isoform X2, with product MDLKHKGITWVGNFFQKLEAVCQEDTVKYVENQLQTMGGSVKKFCSDVVQDVLPPLVDPVKCQAQVVALKSNDAISTYLKAMMGDEENHVDVIKQSHVEPNADDHLMKQLPDTSSKLCLVNQNIPPTSVDCLEVEETVSSLQEIDDIMTDENPNVSAEENATEDSVTEVLELFSLNDKEPFGASFSCEFGESNHQNAFGVVAEVPPASSFHCVEFQSPPKMGTVTDCHEEVSQSVSDVSSMNTSSVSAFSVISDEKTIVEMKLVCSGSSLPVESCSLSGKSPDNSLYAASCDNHGDCICHSSSKLPSSAPAPVIPCKENADKLGHDSSSSILLSESIEEDTSSIKEIQESSGNRHIHFWESAQGPPYDLNNDINDSSMETVKLCDEVKLDESCVIVEPSELYAVSRRVRKLRSYRKKIQDAFASKKRLAEEYEQLAVWYGDVDMGSSKDSLQSIPAAPLDLKNLPIQQACDSDWEFL from the exons GATACAGTAAAATATGTTGAAAACCAGTTGCAAACCATGGGTGGAAGTGTGAAAAAGTTCTGTTCTGATGTTGTTCAGGATGTACTTCCTCCTTTAGTGGATCCTGTTAAGTGTCAAGCACAAGTTGTTGCTCTGAAAAGCAATGATGCAATTAGCACCTATTTGAAGGCAATGATGGGTGATGAGGAAAATCATGTAGATGTCATCAAGCAGTCACATGTGGAACCCAATGCAGATGATCATTTGATGAAGCAGCTGCCAGACACATCAAGTAAGCTTTGCCTTGTAAATCAAAACATACCTCCAACTTCTGTTGACTGCCTTGAAGTGGAAGAGACTGTCTCATCTCTGCAAGAGATTGATGATATTATGACAGATGAAAACCCAAATGTGAGTGCTGAAGAAAATGCCACAGAGGACTCTGTGACTGAGGTGTTGGAGTTATTTTCTCTGAATGATAAAGAGCCCTTTGGTGCATCATTTTCTTGTGAGTTCGGTGAAAGTAATCATCAAAATGCATTTGGAGTTGTGGCTGAGGTTCCGCCAGCATCTTCATTTCATTGTGTGGAGTTCCAATCCCCTCCAAAAATGGGAACAGTTACTGACTGCCATGAAGAAGTCAGTCAGAGCGTGTCTGATGTCTCAAGTATGAATACTTCTTCTGTATCAGCCTTTTCAGTTATATCTGATGAGAAAACTATAGTGGAGATGAAGCTTGTGTGCTCTGGCAGTTCCCTACCAGTAGAGTCTTGTAGCCTGTCTGGGAAATCACCTGACAACTCCCTGTATGCGGCATCTTGTGATAATCATGGGGATTGTATTTGTCATAGTTCCAGCAAACTCCCCTCTTCTGCACCTGCCCCAGTTATCCCCTGTAAGGAAAATGCAGACAAATTAGGACATGATTCTTCCAGCAGTATCCTACTATCGGAATCCATCG AGGAAGACACTTCCAGCATTAAGGAAATTCAAGAATCATCTGGAAATAGGCATATTCATTTCTGGGAATCTGCTCAAG GACCTCCATATGACTTGAACAATGATATTAATGATTCTAGCATGGAAACTGTCAAATTGTGTGATGAGGTGAAGCTTGATGAAAGCTGTGTCATTGTAGAACCTAGTGAACTTTATGCCGTCTCTCGCAGAGTCCGAAAGCTCAGATCATACAGg AAAAAGATTCAAGATGCGTTCGCTTCAAAAAAGAGATTGGCAGAGGAATATGAACAGCTAGCTGTTTGGTATGGAGATGTTGATATGGGGTCTAGCAAAGACAGCTTGCAATCCATCCCTGCCGCACCTTTAGATTTGAAGAATTTGCCAATACAGCAGGCTTGCGACTCCGACTGGGAGTTTCTGTAG
- the LOC121234588 gene encoding protein trichome birefringence-like 31: protein MMKQLWIDRRIQSLFPAALVSLLVVGTARLVLDNLKSNHSQAFRLYGRARAEKHRIPVVISPEDRIQEGCNVFEGEWVWDNESYPLYTEESCPYLVKQVTCRRNGRPDSFYKNWRWQPNGCDLPRFNALKLLQILRGKRLMFVGDSVQRAQFESMVCLVQSVIPEGKKSLRRVPPMKIFKVEEFDASIEYYWAPFIIESNSDHATNHTVLKRSVKLDSIAKHGKQWEGVDVLVFESYVWWMYKPLINATFGSPNHMKEYNVTKAYRLALETWASWIDSTINPQTQTVFFMSMSPTHLWSWEWKPGSDGNCFNESNPIQGPYWGSGSSLQIMEIVHDTLQQLKRNVTFLNITQLSEFRKDAHTSIYGERKGKLLTKEQRSDPKHFADCIHWCLPGVPDTWNEILYAYLLKNHHNF, encoded by the exons ATGATGAAGCAGCTCTGGATTGATCGCCGGATCCAATCCCTCTTCCCTGCTGCATTGGTTTCTCTTCTAGTCGTAGGAACTGCGCGGCTAGTCCTTGACAACTTGAAGAGCAACCACAGCCAGGCTTTCCGGTTATATGGCAGGGCAAGGGCAGAAAAGCATAGGATACCAGTTGTTATTTCTCCCGAGGATCGTATTCAAGAAGGATGCAATGTCTTTGAAGGGGAATGGGTGTGGGACAACGAGTCATATCCTCTTTATACAGAAGAGAGCTGCCCCTACTTGGTTAAACAGGTGACTTGCCGGAGGAATGGGAGACCTGATTCCTTCTATAAGAATTGGAGGTGGCAACCTAATGGATGTGATCTCCCAAG GTTCAATGCATTGAAGTTGTTGCAGATCTTGAGGGGTAAAAGACTGATGTTTGTTGGAGACTCTGTACAGAGAGCTCAGTTTGAATCAATGGTCTGTTTGGTACAGTCTGTAATTCCTGAAGGAAAGAAGTCCCTTCGAAGAGTTCCCCCCATGAAGATCTTCAAAGTTGAG GAATTTGATGCATCCATTGAGTATTACTGGGCCCCATTTATCATTGAGTCCAACTCGGACCACGCAACGAATCATACTGTACTAAAACGGTCGGTCAAGCTTGATTCCATAGCTAAGCATGGCAAACAGTGGGAAGGAGTTGATGTGCTGGTATTTGAGAGCTATGTATGGTGGATGTACAAGCCTCTGATCAATGCAAC ATTTGGATCTCCAAATCATATGAAAGAATATAATGTGACCAAGGCGTACAGATTGGCTTTAGAAACTTGGGCAAGTTGGATAGATTCCACGATCAATCCTCAAACTCAAACAGTGTTCTTCATGAGTATGTCTCCAACACACCTGTG GAGCTGGGAATGGAAGCCTGGAAGTGATGGAAACTGCTTCAATGAGTCAAACCCAATCCAAGGTCCATATTGGGGCAGTGGTTCAAGCCTCCAGATCATGGAGATCGTACATGACACATTGCAACAATTAAAACGCAACGTAACATTTTTGAATATTACACAGTTGTCTGAGTTTCGAAAGGATGCTCATACATCAATTTATGGGGAACGCAAGGGCAAGCTCTTGACCAAGGAACAGAGATCTGATCCGAAACATTTTGCCGATTGCATACACTGGTGTTTACCAGGAGTCCCTGATACTTGGAACGAAATTTTGTATGCATATTTGTTGAAAAATCATCATAACTTTTAG
- the LOC121234585 gene encoding uncharacterized protein LOC121234585 isoform X4: MDLKHKGITWVGNFFQKLEAVCQEDVLPPLVDPVKCQAQVVALKSNDAISTYLKAMMGDEENHVDVIKQSHVEPNADDHLMKQLPDTSSKLCLVNQNIPPTSVDCLEVEETVSSLQEIDDIMTDENPNVSAEENATEDSVTEVLELFSLNDKEPFGASFSCEFGESNHQNAFGVVAEVPPASSFHCVEFQSPPKMGTVTDCHEEVSQSVSDVSSMNTSSVSAFSVISDEKTIVEMKLVCSGSSLPVESCSLSGKSPDNSLYAASCDNHGDCICHSSSKLPSSAPAPVIPCKENADKLGHDSSSSILLSESIEEDTSSIKEIQESSGNRHIHFWESAQGPPYDLNNDINDSSMETVKLCDEVKLDESCVIVEPSELYAVSRRVRKLRSYRKKIQDAFASKKRLAEEYEQLAVWYGDVDMGSSKDSLQSIPAAPLDLKNLPIQQACDSDWEFL; the protein is encoded by the exons GATGTACTTCCTCCTTTAGTGGATCCTGTTAAGTGTCAAGCACAAGTTGTTGCTCTGAAAAGCAATGATGCAATTAGCACCTATTTGAAGGCAATGATGGGTGATGAGGAAAATCATGTAGATGTCATCAAGCAGTCACATGTGGAACCCAATGCAGATGATCATTTGATGAAGCAGCTGCCAGACACATCAAGTAAGCTTTGCCTTGTAAATCAAAACATACCTCCAACTTCTGTTGACTGCCTTGAAGTGGAAGAGACTGTCTCATCTCTGCAAGAGATTGATGATATTATGACAGATGAAAACCCAAATGTGAGTGCTGAAGAAAATGCCACAGAGGACTCTGTGACTGAGGTGTTGGAGTTATTTTCTCTGAATGATAAAGAGCCCTTTGGTGCATCATTTTCTTGTGAGTTCGGTGAAAGTAATCATCAAAATGCATTTGGAGTTGTGGCTGAGGTTCCGCCAGCATCTTCATTTCATTGTGTGGAGTTCCAATCCCCTCCAAAAATGGGAACAGTTACTGACTGCCATGAAGAAGTCAGTCAGAGCGTGTCTGATGTCTCAAGTATGAATACTTCTTCTGTATCAGCCTTTTCAGTTATATCTGATGAGAAAACTATAGTGGAGATGAAGCTTGTGTGCTCTGGCAGTTCCCTACCAGTAGAGTCTTGTAGCCTGTCTGGGAAATCACCTGACAACTCCCTGTATGCGGCATCTTGTGATAATCATGGGGATTGTATTTGTCATAGTTCCAGCAAACTCCCCTCTTCTGCACCTGCCCCAGTTATCCCCTGTAAGGAAAATGCAGACAAATTAGGACATGATTCTTCCAGCAGTATCCTACTATCGGAATCCATCG AGGAAGACACTTCCAGCATTAAGGAAATTCAAGAATCATCTGGAAATAGGCATATTCATTTCTGGGAATCTGCTCAAG GACCTCCATATGACTTGAACAATGATATTAATGATTCTAGCATGGAAACTGTCAAATTGTGTGATGAGGTGAAGCTTGATGAAAGCTGTGTCATTGTAGAACCTAGTGAACTTTATGCCGTCTCTCGCAGAGTCCGAAAGCTCAGATCATACAGg AAAAAGATTCAAGATGCGTTCGCTTCAAAAAAGAGATTGGCAGAGGAATATGAACAGCTAGCTGTTTGGTATGGAGATGTTGATATGGGGTCTAGCAAAGACAGCTTGCAATCCATCCCTGCCGCACCTTTAGATTTGAAGAATTTGCCAATACAGCAGGCTTGCGACTCCGACTGGGAGTTTCTGTAG
- the LOC121236133 gene encoding malate dehydrogenase, mitochondrial encodes MRPSIFRSVQSAVARNSPRRSYSSDSVPERKVVVLGAAGGIGQPLALLMKLNPLVSKLALYDIAGTPGVAADVGHINTRSEVAGYMGEDQLGKALEGSDVVIIPAGVPRKPGMTRDDLFNINAGIVKSLCTAIAKYCPNALVNMISNPVNSTVPIAAEVFKKAGTYNEKRLFGVTTLDVVRAKTFYAGKANVNVAEVNVPVVGGHAGITILPLFSQATPKANFSDEDIKALTKRTQDGGTEVVEAKAGKGSATLSMAYAGAMFADACLKGLNGVPDVVECSFVQSTVTELPFFASKVRLGKNGVEEVLELGPLSDYEKENLESLKPELLASIEKGIKFANQS; translated from the exons ATGAGGCCGTCTATCTTCAGATCCGTACAATCCGCGGTTGCGAGAAACAGTCCTCGCCGTTCCTACTCCTCCGACTCCGTTCCGGAACGCAAGGTCGTTGTTCTCGGCGCCGCCGGCGGGATCGGCCAGCCCCTGGCTTTGCTAATGAAGCTCAACCCTCTCGTCTCCAAGCTTGCCCTCTATGATATCGCCGGAACCCCCGGTGTGGCTGCCGATGTCGGCCACATCAACACCAGATCTGAG GTGGCTGGTTACATGGGTGAAGACCAGCTGGGCAAAGCTTTAGAGGGATCCGATGTTGTTATCATCCCAGCTGGCGTGCCCAGAAAGCCCGGAATGACCCGTGATGATCTCTTCAATATTAATGCAGGGATCGTCAAATCTCTGTGCACTGCCATCGCCAAGTACTGCCCTAAT GCTCTTGTTAACATGATAAGCAACCCTGTGAACTCAACGGTTCCCATTGCTGCTGAGGTTTTCAAGAAAGCAGGAACATACAATGAGAAGAGATTGTTTGGTGTGACTACCCTTGATGTGGTTAGAGCTAAGACATTCTATGCTGGGAAGGCAAACGTGAATGTTGCAG AGGTCAATGTACCAGTTGTTGGCGGCCATGCTGGCATAACCATTCTCCCGCTATTTTCTCAA GCCACACCAAAAGCCAATTTTTCAGATGAAGATATCAAGGCTCTTACAAAGAGAACTCAAGATGGAGGCACAGAAGTTGTAGAAGCAAAGGCTGGAAAGGGGTCTGCCACATTGTCAATGGC CTATGCTGGAGCCATGTTTGCTGATGCTTGCCTGAAGGGACTCAATGGGGTTCCAGATGTAGTGGAATGTTCATTTGTTCAATCAACTGTCACTGAGCTTCCTTTCTTTGCTTCTAAG GTACGGCTTGGAAAGAATGGGGTGGAGGAGGTTCTGGAGTTGGGCCCCCTCTCCGACTATGAAAAGGAAAACTTGGAAAGTCTGAAGCCCGAACTCCTGGCATCCATTGAAAAGGGAATCAAGTTTGCCAACCAGAGTTAG
- the LOC121234585 gene encoding uncharacterized protein LOC121234585 isoform X3 translates to MDLKHKGITWVGNFFQKLEAVCQEVDDIVNKDVLPPLVDPVKCQAQVVALKSNDAISTYLKAMMGDEENHVDVIKQSHVEPNADDHLMKQLPDTSSKLCLVNQNIPPTSVDCLEVEETVSSLQEIDDIMTDENPNVSAEENATEDSVTEVLELFSLNDKEPFGASFSCEFGESNHQNAFGVVAEVPPASSFHCVEFQSPPKMGTVTDCHEEVSQSVSDVSSMNTSSVSAFSVISDEKTIVEMKLVCSGSSLPVESCSLSGKSPDNSLYAASCDNHGDCICHSSSKLPSSAPAPVIPCKENADKLGHDSSSSILLSESIEEDTSSIKEIQESSGNRHIHFWESAQGPPYDLNNDINDSSMETVKLCDEVKLDESCVIVEPSELYAVSRRVRKLRSYRKKIQDAFASKKRLAEEYEQLAVWYGDVDMGSSKDSLQSIPAAPLDLKNLPIQQACDSDWEFL, encoded by the exons GATGTACTTCCTCCTTTAGTGGATCCTGTTAAGTGTCAAGCACAAGTTGTTGCTCTGAAAAGCAATGATGCAATTAGCACCTATTTGAAGGCAATGATGGGTGATGAGGAAAATCATGTAGATGTCATCAAGCAGTCACATGTGGAACCCAATGCAGATGATCATTTGATGAAGCAGCTGCCAGACACATCAAGTAAGCTTTGCCTTGTAAATCAAAACATACCTCCAACTTCTGTTGACTGCCTTGAAGTGGAAGAGACTGTCTCATCTCTGCAAGAGATTGATGATATTATGACAGATGAAAACCCAAATGTGAGTGCTGAAGAAAATGCCACAGAGGACTCTGTGACTGAGGTGTTGGAGTTATTTTCTCTGAATGATAAAGAGCCCTTTGGTGCATCATTTTCTTGTGAGTTCGGTGAAAGTAATCATCAAAATGCATTTGGAGTTGTGGCTGAGGTTCCGCCAGCATCTTCATTTCATTGTGTGGAGTTCCAATCCCCTCCAAAAATGGGAACAGTTACTGACTGCCATGAAGAAGTCAGTCAGAGCGTGTCTGATGTCTCAAGTATGAATACTTCTTCTGTATCAGCCTTTTCAGTTATATCTGATGAGAAAACTATAGTGGAGATGAAGCTTGTGTGCTCTGGCAGTTCCCTACCAGTAGAGTCTTGTAGCCTGTCTGGGAAATCACCTGACAACTCCCTGTATGCGGCATCTTGTGATAATCATGGGGATTGTATTTGTCATAGTTCCAGCAAACTCCCCTCTTCTGCACCTGCCCCAGTTATCCCCTGTAAGGAAAATGCAGACAAATTAGGACATGATTCTTCCAGCAGTATCCTACTATCGGAATCCATCG AGGAAGACACTTCCAGCATTAAGGAAATTCAAGAATCATCTGGAAATAGGCATATTCATTTCTGGGAATCTGCTCAAG GACCTCCATATGACTTGAACAATGATATTAATGATTCTAGCATGGAAACTGTCAAATTGTGTGATGAGGTGAAGCTTGATGAAAGCTGTGTCATTGTAGAACCTAGTGAACTTTATGCCGTCTCTCGCAGAGTCCGAAAGCTCAGATCATACAGg AAAAAGATTCAAGATGCGTTCGCTTCAAAAAAGAGATTGGCAGAGGAATATGAACAGCTAGCTGTTTGGTATGGAGATGTTGATATGGGGTCTAGCAAAGACAGCTTGCAATCCATCCCTGCCGCACCTTTAGATTTGAAGAATTTGCCAATACAGCAGGCTTGCGACTCCGACTGGGAGTTTCTGTAG
- the LOC121234589 gene encoding tRNA dimethylallyltransferase 9 isoform X2, translated as MLSGTCGLRACCLRLSFSPETPLIRAPSFRLTSSRRVFSVACPVSGAKKEKVIVISGPTGAGKSRLALELAKRLNGEIISADSVQVYQGLNVGSAKPSPSDRKEVPHHLVDILHPSEEYSVGQFFEDARQATRCILDSGRVPIVTGGTGLYLRWFMYGKPDVPKVSPEIASEVCSELADLQRNEDWDAAVQLVVKAGNPKAQFLAANDWYRLRRSLEIIKSTGSPPSAFRVPYDSFRDQCDGVMVSSHDVSTSDDVLEENNSKNLDYDFICFFLSSRRVDLYKLIDYRCEDMLSGSDGILSEARWLLDTGLLPNSNSATRAIGYRQAMEYLLYCRQQGGRSSPGDFFAFLSDFQKASRNFAKRQLTWFRNEQMYHWLDASKPWYEQVMNFIYDAYHEKSGALVVPESLRMKKDISNRRETSELKAYRTRNRHFVSHQDCSHILDWIRRTQPTGEAMNA; from the exons ATGCTGAGTGGAACGTGTGGCCTCCGCGCCTGTTGCTTACGCCTTTCGTTCTCCCCTGAGACGCCCCTCATCAGGGCCCCTTCTTTCCGGTTAACGAGTAGCCGCCGCGTGTTCTCGGTCGCGTGCCCTGTTTCCGGCGCGAAGAAGGAGAAGGTGATTGTGATATCTGGGCCCACCGGTGCTGGGAAGAGCCGGCTTGCATTGGAGCTCGCCAAGCGGCTCAATGGCGAAATTATCAGCGCCGACTCTGTCCag GTATATCAGGGTCTTAATGTTGGGTCTGCAAAGCCTTCTCCGAGTGATAGAAAG GAGGTACCACATCATCTTGTTGACATACTGCATCCCTCCGAAG AGTATTCTGTTGGGCAATTCTTTGAGGATGCAAGGCAGGCTACAAGATGTATTCTTGACAGTGGACGTGTTCCCATAGTTACCGGTGGGACTGGATTGTACTTGCGATG gTTCATGTATGGAAAGCCAGACGTCCCAAAAGTGTCTCCCGAAATTGCCTCTGAAGTATGTTCAGAGCTAGCAGATTTGCAGAGAAATGAAGACTGGGATGCAGCTGTGCAGTTGGTGGTCAAAGCAGGTAACCCAAAGGCCCAGTTTTTGGCTGCTAATGATTGGTATCGGTTACGGCGTAGCCTCGAGATTATCAAG TCTACTGGATCACCTCCATCTGCTTTTCGGGTACCATATGATTCTTTCAGGGATCAATGTGATGGTGTAATGGTCAGCTCTCATGATGTGAGCACTTCTGATGATGTCCTGGAGGAGAATAACTCGAAGAATTTGGactatgattttatttgttttttcctctCTAGCCGGAGAGTTGACCTCTATAAGCTAATTGACTATCGTTGTGAAGATATGCTTTCAG GAAGTGACGGGATTTTGTCCGAGGCCAGATGGCTTCTTGATACAGGTCTTCTACCCAATTCAAATTCTGCAACTCGAGCAATTGGTTACAGACAA GCAATGGAGTACTTATTATACTGTAGGCAGCAAGGAGGTAGGAGTTCTCCGGGagatttttttgcctttttatcTGACTTCCAGAAAGCATCTAG AAATTTTGCGAAAAGGCAATTGACTTGGTTTCGTAACGAGCAAATGTATCATTGGCTTGATGCTTCTAAGCCCTGGTAT GAACAGGTGATGAATTTCATTTATGATGCATACCACGAAAAGAGTGGAGCTTTGGTGGTGCCTGAATCACTAAGGATGAAGAAAGATATTTCAAACCGCCGAGAAACTTCTGAACTTAAGGCCTACCGCACAAGAAATAG GCATTTTGTGAGCCATCAAGATTGTTCTCATATCTTGGACTGGATAAGGAGAACCCAACCCACGGGTGAAGCAATGAATGCATGA
- the LOC121234589 gene encoding tRNA dimethylallyltransferase 9 isoform X1 produces MLSGTCGLRACCLRLSFSPETPLIRAPSFRLTSSRRVFSVACPVSGAKKEKVIVISGPTGAGKSRLALELAKRLNGEIISADSVQVYQGLNVGSAKPSPSDRKEVPHHLVDILHPSEEYSVGQFFEDARQATRCILDSGRVPIVTGGTGLYLRWFMYGKPDVPKVSPEIASEVCSELADLQRNEDWDAAVQLVVKAGNPKAQFLAANDWYRLRRSLEIIKSTGSPPSAFRVPYDSFRDQCDGVMVSSHDVSTSDDVLEENNSKNLDYDFICFFLSSRRVDLYKLIDYRCEDMLSGSDGILSEARWLLDTGLLPNSNSATRAIGYRQAMEYLLYCRQQGGRSSPGDFFAFLSDFQKASRNFAKRQLTWFRNEQMYHWLDASKPWNR; encoded by the exons ATGCTGAGTGGAACGTGTGGCCTCCGCGCCTGTTGCTTACGCCTTTCGTTCTCCCCTGAGACGCCCCTCATCAGGGCCCCTTCTTTCCGGTTAACGAGTAGCCGCCGCGTGTTCTCGGTCGCGTGCCCTGTTTCCGGCGCGAAGAAGGAGAAGGTGATTGTGATATCTGGGCCCACCGGTGCTGGGAAGAGCCGGCTTGCATTGGAGCTCGCCAAGCGGCTCAATGGCGAAATTATCAGCGCCGACTCTGTCCag GTATATCAGGGTCTTAATGTTGGGTCTGCAAAGCCTTCTCCGAGTGATAGAAAG GAGGTACCACATCATCTTGTTGACATACTGCATCCCTCCGAAG AGTATTCTGTTGGGCAATTCTTTGAGGATGCAAGGCAGGCTACAAGATGTATTCTTGACAGTGGACGTGTTCCCATAGTTACCGGTGGGACTGGATTGTACTTGCGATG gTTCATGTATGGAAAGCCAGACGTCCCAAAAGTGTCTCCCGAAATTGCCTCTGAAGTATGTTCAGAGCTAGCAGATTTGCAGAGAAATGAAGACTGGGATGCAGCTGTGCAGTTGGTGGTCAAAGCAGGTAACCCAAAGGCCCAGTTTTTGGCTGCTAATGATTGGTATCGGTTACGGCGTAGCCTCGAGATTATCAAG TCTACTGGATCACCTCCATCTGCTTTTCGGGTACCATATGATTCTTTCAGGGATCAATGTGATGGTGTAATGGTCAGCTCTCATGATGTGAGCACTTCTGATGATGTCCTGGAGGAGAATAACTCGAAGAATTTGGactatgattttatttgttttttcctctCTAGCCGGAGAGTTGACCTCTATAAGCTAATTGACTATCGTTGTGAAGATATGCTTTCAG GAAGTGACGGGATTTTGTCCGAGGCCAGATGGCTTCTTGATACAGGTCTTCTACCCAATTCAAATTCTGCAACTCGAGCAATTGGTTACAGACAA GCAATGGAGTACTTATTATACTGTAGGCAGCAAGGAGGTAGGAGTTCTCCGGGagatttttttgcctttttatcTGACTTCCAGAAAGCATCTAG AAATTTTGCGAAAAGGCAATTGACTTGGTTTCGTAACGAGCAAATGTATCATTGGCTTGATGCTTCTAAGCCCTG GAACAGGTGA
- the LOC121234585 gene encoding uncharacterized protein LOC121234585 isoform X1: MDLKHKGITWVGNFFQKLEAVCQEVDDIVNKDTVKYVENQLQTMGGSVKKFCSDVVQDVLPPLVDPVKCQAQVVALKSNDAISTYLKAMMGDEENHVDVIKQSHVEPNADDHLMKQLPDTSSKLCLVNQNIPPTSVDCLEVEETVSSLQEIDDIMTDENPNVSAEENATEDSVTEVLELFSLNDKEPFGASFSCEFGESNHQNAFGVVAEVPPASSFHCVEFQSPPKMGTVTDCHEEVSQSVSDVSSMNTSSVSAFSVISDEKTIVEMKLVCSGSSLPVESCSLSGKSPDNSLYAASCDNHGDCICHSSSKLPSSAPAPVIPCKENADKLGHDSSSSILLSESIEEDTSSIKEIQESSGNRHIHFWESAQGPPYDLNNDINDSSMETVKLCDEVKLDESCVIVEPSELYAVSRRVRKLRSYRKKIQDAFASKKRLAEEYEQLAVWYGDVDMGSSKDSLQSIPAAPLDLKNLPIQQACDSDWEFL, encoded by the exons GATACAGTAAAATATGTTGAAAACCAGTTGCAAACCATGGGTGGAAGTGTGAAAAAGTTCTGTTCTGATGTTGTTCAGGATGTACTTCCTCCTTTAGTGGATCCTGTTAAGTGTCAAGCACAAGTTGTTGCTCTGAAAAGCAATGATGCAATTAGCACCTATTTGAAGGCAATGATGGGTGATGAGGAAAATCATGTAGATGTCATCAAGCAGTCACATGTGGAACCCAATGCAGATGATCATTTGATGAAGCAGCTGCCAGACACATCAAGTAAGCTTTGCCTTGTAAATCAAAACATACCTCCAACTTCTGTTGACTGCCTTGAAGTGGAAGAGACTGTCTCATCTCTGCAAGAGATTGATGATATTATGACAGATGAAAACCCAAATGTGAGTGCTGAAGAAAATGCCACAGAGGACTCTGTGACTGAGGTGTTGGAGTTATTTTCTCTGAATGATAAAGAGCCCTTTGGTGCATCATTTTCTTGTGAGTTCGGTGAAAGTAATCATCAAAATGCATTTGGAGTTGTGGCTGAGGTTCCGCCAGCATCTTCATTTCATTGTGTGGAGTTCCAATCCCCTCCAAAAATGGGAACAGTTACTGACTGCCATGAAGAAGTCAGTCAGAGCGTGTCTGATGTCTCAAGTATGAATACTTCTTCTGTATCAGCCTTTTCAGTTATATCTGATGAGAAAACTATAGTGGAGATGAAGCTTGTGTGCTCTGGCAGTTCCCTACCAGTAGAGTCTTGTAGCCTGTCTGGGAAATCACCTGACAACTCCCTGTATGCGGCATCTTGTGATAATCATGGGGATTGTATTTGTCATAGTTCCAGCAAACTCCCCTCTTCTGCACCTGCCCCAGTTATCCCCTGTAAGGAAAATGCAGACAAATTAGGACATGATTCTTCCAGCAGTATCCTACTATCGGAATCCATCG AGGAAGACACTTCCAGCATTAAGGAAATTCAAGAATCATCTGGAAATAGGCATATTCATTTCTGGGAATCTGCTCAAG GACCTCCATATGACTTGAACAATGATATTAATGATTCTAGCATGGAAACTGTCAAATTGTGTGATGAGGTGAAGCTTGATGAAAGCTGTGTCATTGTAGAACCTAGTGAACTTTATGCCGTCTCTCGCAGAGTCCGAAAGCTCAGATCATACAGg AAAAAGATTCAAGATGCGTTCGCTTCAAAAAAGAGATTGGCAGAGGAATATGAACAGCTAGCTGTTTGGTATGGAGATGTTGATATGGGGTCTAGCAAAGACAGCTTGCAATCCATCCCTGCCGCACCTTTAGATTTGAAGAATTTGCCAATACAGCAGGCTTGCGACTCCGACTGGGAGTTTCTGTAG